A genomic segment from Pseudomonas mendocina encodes:
- a CDS encoding outer membrane lipoprotein, producing the protein MRKPTLLITSLAALLALGGCQSSLTGDTYSRDEARAVQTVRMGTIESLRPVKIEGTKTPIGAGAGAVVGGIGGSGLGGGRGSAVMAVVGAVAGGLLGAAAEEGLTRTQGVEITVREDDGTMRAYVQEVEPNQVFRVGERVRIMTVNGTSRVTH; encoded by the coding sequence ATGCGTAAACCCACTCTGCTCATCACCTCGCTGGCCGCGCTGCTGGCCCTTGGCGGCTGCCAGTCCAGCCTGACCGGCGACACCTACAGCCGCGACGAGGCCCGAGCGGTGCAAACGGTACGCATGGGCACCATCGAGTCGCTGCGCCCGGTGAAGATCGAAGGTACCAAGACGCCGATCGGCGCTGGTGCCGGCGCCGTGGTCGGTGGTATCGGTGGCAGCGGCCTGGGTGGCGGGCGTGGCAGCGCGGTGATGGCCGTTGTTGGTGCCGTTGCCGGTGGCCTACTCGGTGCCGCGGCCGAAGAAGGCCTGACGCGCACTCAGGGTGTTGAAATCACCGTGCGCGAGGACGATGGCACCATGCGCGCCTACGTGCAGGAAGTCGAACCGAACCAGGTGTTCCGTGTCGGCGAGCGCGTGCGCATCATGACCGTCAACGGCACCAGTCGCGTCACGCACTGA
- a CDS encoding monovalent cation/H+ antiporter subunit A, which yields MALALIVALPFLGLFLPVLTERLGRSACAAAAALAPVVALVLLFNHQSAVFAGEVLRVKLEWLPHLGLNFSLRLDGLGFLFALLILGIGLLVILYARYYLAKTEPMGRFFAFLLLFMGAMLGVVLSENLLLMLMFWELTSLSSFLLIGFWGSRSEARKGARMALAITGGGGLALLAGILLIGHIAGSFELSQVLAAGYAIRAHELYPVALVLVLLGVFTKSAQFPFHFWLPHAMAAPTPVSAYLHSATMVKAGVFLLARLYPALAGSEWWFYMVSMTGLATLLVGACMALFQHDLKGLLAYSTISHLGLITLLFGLDTRLAAVAAVFHIINHATFKASLFMAAGIIDHETGSRDMRRINGLWKFMPHTAVLAMVAASAMAGVPLLNGFLSKEMFFTETLHQHLLGGFNWVIPAAATLAGVFSVAYSLRFIHDVFFNGKPVDLPKYPPHEPPRYMKVPVEILVFLCLLVGVVPAYTVAPLLAAAAASTLGGELPEYSLAVWHGFNLPLIMSFIALFGGILVYACRKPLFRWYEGLPNLDAKDAFDQVVRYATRLSVRITKMLESGSLQRYLAWMLGSALTLMVVALSPLEQLTGSVAMTPIDPLTASGMLILMVTAVLTVFFHRRRLVALMILSGAGLMVALAFARFSAPDLALTQLSVEVVTIILLMLTLYFMTDRTPAESSSLRGLRDLVLALGSGTMVAMLTYAVLTRPYQSISSFFLENSVSGGGGTNVVNVILVDFRGFDTLGEITVLAIAAIGIYALLHGLHLPHPTHDKNGRPWSTDAHPMILDNLARAMLPMALLISAFIFLRGHNLPGGGFIAGLITSVALILQYISHGVTWTQERLKFSYHATAGWGVLIAGLTGLGSWAFGSPFLTSAFGHFHIPLIGEIELATAILFDLGVFLAVVGATLLILSNIGHVSQDESCKEVI from the coding sequence ATGGCGCTTGCGCTGATTGTCGCCTTGCCATTTCTTGGTTTATTTCTGCCGGTACTCACCGAGCGGCTTGGACGCTCGGCCTGTGCTGCGGCTGCGGCTCTCGCGCCCGTGGTGGCGCTGGTGCTGCTGTTCAACCACCAATCGGCGGTGTTCGCCGGTGAGGTGCTGCGGGTCAAGCTGGAGTGGCTGCCGCACCTGGGCCTGAACTTCAGCTTGCGCCTCGATGGCCTGGGCTTCCTGTTCGCCCTGCTGATTCTCGGCATCGGCCTGCTGGTCATCCTCTACGCCCGTTATTACCTGGCCAAGACCGAGCCGATGGGACGTTTCTTCGCGTTCCTGCTGCTGTTCATGGGCGCCATGCTCGGAGTGGTGCTGTCGGAAAACCTGCTGCTGATGCTGATGTTCTGGGAGCTGACCAGCCTGTCGTCGTTCCTGCTGATCGGCTTCTGGGGCTCGCGTTCCGAGGCGCGCAAAGGTGCGCGCATGGCGTTGGCGATCACCGGCGGCGGTGGTCTGGCGCTGCTCGCCGGCATTCTTCTGATCGGCCATATCGCCGGCAGCTTCGAGCTGTCGCAGGTGCTGGCCGCCGGCTATGCCATCCGTGCGCACGAGTTGTATCCGGTGGCGCTGGTGCTGGTGCTGCTGGGTGTGTTCACCAAATCGGCGCAATTCCCGTTCCACTTCTGGCTGCCGCACGCCATGGCGGCGCCGACGCCGGTATCGGCCTATCTGCACTCGGCGACCATGGTCAAGGCCGGGGTGTTCCTGCTGGCGCGCCTGTACCCGGCACTGGCCGGTTCCGAGTGGTGGTTCTACATGGTCAGCATGACCGGCCTGGCCACGCTGCTGGTAGGCGCATGCATGGCGCTGTTCCAGCATGACCTCAAAGGCCTGCTGGCTTATTCGACCATCAGCCACCTGGGCCTGATCACCCTGCTGTTCGGCTTGGATACCCGCCTGGCTGCGGTAGCGGCAGTGTTCCACATCATCAACCACGCCACCTTCAAGGCCTCGCTGTTCATGGCGGCGGGCATCATCGACCACGAAACCGGTAGCCGCGACATGCGGCGCATCAACGGCTTGTGGAAGTTCATGCCGCATACGGCCGTACTGGCGATGGTGGCAGCTTCGGCCATGGCTGGCGTGCCGCTGCTCAACGGTTTTTTGAGCAAGGAAATGTTCTTCACCGAAACCCTGCACCAGCATCTGCTGGGTGGTTTCAATTGGGTGATTCCAGCAGCCGCCACCCTGGCTGGCGTGTTCTCGGTGGCCTATTCGCTGCGTTTCATCCACGACGTATTCTTCAACGGCAAGCCGGTCGACCTGCCCAAGTATCCGCCGCACGAGCCGCCACGCTACATGAAGGTGCCGGTGGAAATTCTGGTGTTCCTCTGCCTGCTGGTGGGTGTGGTGCCGGCTTACACAGTGGCGCCGCTGCTGGCGGCCGCTGCTGCCTCGACGCTGGGCGGTGAGTTGCCCGAGTACAGCCTGGCCGTCTGGCACGGCTTCAATCTGCCGCTGATAATGAGTTTCATCGCGCTGTTCGGCGGTATCCTCGTCTACGCCTGCCGTAAGCCACTGTTCCGCTGGTACGAAGGCTTGCCCAATCTGGATGCCAAGGATGCCTTCGATCAGGTGGTGCGGTACGCCACCCGTCTGTCCGTGCGCATCACCAAGATGTTGGAAAGTGGCTCGCTGCAACGCTACCTGGCGTGGATGCTCGGCAGTGCCCTGACCCTGATGGTGGTCGCCCTGTCTCCGCTGGAGCAGCTGACTGGCAGCGTGGCCATGACGCCGATCGATCCGCTGACCGCATCCGGCATGCTGATCCTGATGGTGACCGCGGTGCTCACCGTGTTCTTCCATCGTCGTCGTCTGGTAGCCCTGATGATCCTCAGTGGTGCCGGCCTGATGGTGGCACTGGCCTTCGCCCGCTTCTCCGCTCCGGATCTGGCGCTGACCCAGCTGTCGGTCGAGGTGGTGACCATCATTCTGCTGATGCTGACCCTGTATTTCATGACTGATCGTACCCCGGCCGAATCCAGCAGCCTGCGCGGCCTGCGTGACCTGGTCCTGGCCCTGGGCAGCGGCACCATGGTGGCGATGCTGACCTATGCCGTGCTGACTCGGCCTTATCAGAGCATCTCGTCGTTCTTCCTCGAGAACAGCGTCTCTGGTGGTGGCGGTACCAATGTGGTCAACGTGATATTGGTGGACTTCCGCGGCTTCGATACCCTCGGCGAGATCACCGTGCTGGCAATCGCCGCCATCGGCATCTACGCGCTGCTGCATGGCCTGCACCTGCCGCATCCGACTCATGACAAGAACGGCCGACCCTGGTCGACCGATGCCCACCCGATGATCCTCGACAACCTGGCGCGGGCCATGCTGCCAATGGCACTGCTGATTTCGGCGTTCATCTTCCTGCGTGGTCACAACCTGCCGGGCGGCGGCTTCATCGCTGGCCTGATCACCTCGGTGGCGTTGATCCTGCAGTACATCTCCCACGGTGTGACCTGGACCCAGGAGCGCCTGAAGTTCAGCTATCACGCCACCGCCGGCTGGGGCGTGCTGATCGCCGGGCTGACCGGCCTGGGCAGTTGGGCGTTCGGCTCGCCGTTCCTGACCTCGGCGTTCGGTCATTTCCATATTCCGCTGATCGGCGAAATCGAGCTGGCGACCGCGATCCTCTTCGATCTCGGGGTATTCCTGGCGGTCGTCGGCGCGACCCTGCTGATTCTTTCCAACATCGGCCATGTCAGTCAGGACGAGTCGTGCAAGGAGGTCATCTGA
- a CDS encoding Na+/H+ antiporter subunit C, which translates to MEALFAITLGVLTASGVYLLLRARIFPVVMGLTLISYAVNLFIFAMGRLGTGVPAVIGKSAEYGDPLPQALVLTAIVIGFAMTAFVVVLALRGLGELKTDHVDGEEPRA; encoded by the coding sequence ATGGAGGCATTATTCGCAATCACCCTCGGGGTGCTGACGGCCAGCGGCGTGTACCTGCTGCTGCGCGCGCGGATCTTCCCGGTGGTGATGGGGCTTACCCTGATCTCCTATGCGGTCAATTTGTTCATCTTCGCCATGGGGCGCCTCGGTACGGGCGTGCCGGCGGTGATCGGCAAGAGCGCCGAGTACGGTGACCCGCTGCCGCAGGCGCTGGTGCTGACCGCAATCGTCATCGGCTTTGCCATGACCGCCTTCGTCGTGGTGCTGGCCCTGCGCGGGCTGGGCGAGCTGAAAACCGATCACGTCGATGGCGAGGAGCCGCGCGCATGA
- a CDS encoding monovalent cation/H+ antiporter subunit D has translation MSHAIILPILLPLFFGALLLVGHGWSREVKRGISLVGCVALLPVCLYLVVLAGAGQLQVYALGNWVAPFGIMLLLDRFNAALLLVTALLASLALIYACRGDDERGPNFHALFQFQLLGINGAFLTADLFNLFVFFEILLISSYALLLHGNRANQVKAGVHYVVLNLLGSSFFLIGVSLLYGLTGTLNMPDLAARVASANVADAPLIRAAAYLLLIVFGLKAAVLPLCFWLPRAYASAPASVAALFAIMTKVGFYAIVRVFTLIFGEQAGPLANLGHELLWWLALPTIAFGVIGALGARQLQALLAYLVVISVGTLLAGFAIGNAAALSAALYYMLHSTLISGALFLLAGLVVAQRDSAGGDLQQERVLRQPLVLGCMFFFASISVAGLPPFSGFLGKMLLLRAAEPGWQAWSLWPVVLIGGLLTLVALSRAGTSLFWLGHGADASPSKAEPADRISLLAALGLLLASPLLLIAAKPILAYLEAAAAQLLDLQPYLSIIAGGAA, from the coding sequence ATGAGTCACGCCATCATCCTCCCTATTCTCCTGCCGCTGTTCTTCGGCGCGCTGCTGCTGGTCGGTCACGGCTGGTCGCGCGAGGTCAAACGGGGCATCTCCCTGGTGGGCTGCGTGGCGTTGCTGCCGGTGTGTCTGTACCTGGTCGTGCTGGCCGGGGCAGGGCAGTTGCAGGTCTATGCCCTGGGTAACTGGGTGGCGCCGTTCGGCATCATGCTGCTGCTCGACCGCTTTAATGCTGCACTGCTATTGGTTACCGCGCTCCTGGCCAGCCTGGCGCTGATCTACGCCTGTCGTGGCGACGACGAGCGTGGGCCGAATTTCCATGCGCTGTTCCAGTTCCAACTGCTCGGCATCAACGGTGCGTTCCTCACCGCTGACCTGTTCAACCTGTTCGTATTCTTCGAGATCCTGCTGATCTCTTCCTATGCGTTGTTGCTGCATGGCAATCGTGCCAATCAGGTCAAGGCGGGTGTGCACTACGTGGTGCTCAACCTGTTGGGCTCGTCGTTCTTCCTGATCGGTGTCAGCCTGTTGTACGGCCTGACCGGCACCCTGAACATGCCGGACCTGGCGGCGCGCGTAGCCAGTGCCAATGTCGCCGATGCACCGTTGATCAGGGCTGCGGCCTATCTGCTGCTGATCGTCTTCGGTCTCAAGGCCGCGGTGTTGCCGCTGTGCTTCTGGCTGCCGCGTGCCTACGCTTCGGCGCCCGCCTCGGTGGCCGCCTTGTTCGCGATCATGACCAAGGTTGGCTTCTACGCCATCGTCCGTGTGTTCACCCTGATATTCGGCGAGCAGGCCGGGCCGCTGGCCAATCTCGGTCATGAACTGCTTTGGTGGCTGGCACTGCCGACCATTGCCTTTGGCGTGATCGGCGCCCTGGGTGCGCGACAGCTGCAGGCGTTGCTGGCTTATCTGGTGGTGATTTCGGTGGGCACTCTGCTGGCCGGCTTCGCCATCGGCAATGCCGCGGCGCTGAGTGCGGCGCTCTACTACATGCTGCACAGCACGCTGATCAGCGGAGCATTGTTCCTGCTGGCCGGGCTGGTAGTCGCCCAGCGCGACAGCGCCGGCGGTGATCTGCAGCAGGAGCGCGTGCTGCGCCAGCCGCTGGTGCTGGGTTGCATGTTCTTCTTCGCATCCATTTCCGTGGCCGGGCTGCCGCCATTCTCTGGCTTCCTCGGCAAGATGTTGCTGCTGCGAGCGGCCGAGCCGGGTTGGCAGGCCTGGAGCCTATGGCCGGTAGTGCTGATCGGCGGTCTGTTGACCCTGGTGGCGCTGAGTCGCGCCGGTACCAGCCTGTTCTGGCTGGGCCATGGCGCGGACGCGTCACCGTCCAAGGCCGAGCCGGCGGATCGTATCAGCCTGCTGGCGGCGCTGGGCCTGTTGCTGGCCAGCCCGCTGCTGCTGATCGCGGCCAAGCCGATCCTGGCGTATCTGGAGGCGGCTGCGGCGCAATTGCTCGATCTGCAACCCTATCTGTCGATCATTGCCGGAGGTGCGGCATGA
- a CDS encoding Na+/H+ antiporter subunit E produces the protein MRRLFPHPRMMLVLAVLWLLLVNTLNLGHILLGLFLGWSIVHLCGDFLLTVPRVRKPIGLLLFIGKVFYDIVVANLQVVKLVLGPKSRLEPAFVEVPVEIEDEFVLSTLACIISLTPGTVSAGLSSDHKTLLLHGLNVPDRDELIAEVKSRYEKPLLEIFECSRT, from the coding sequence ATGAGGCGTTTGTTCCCCCACCCGCGGATGATGCTGGTGCTGGCGGTGCTTTGGCTGCTGCTGGTCAACACCCTCAACCTGGGGCATATCCTGCTCGGGCTATTTCTGGGGTGGTCGATCGTGCACCTGTGCGGCGACTTCCTGCTAACCGTGCCGAGGGTGCGCAAGCCCATCGGGCTGCTGCTGTTCATCGGCAAGGTGTTCTACGACATCGTGGTGGCCAACCTGCAGGTGGTTAAGCTGGTGCTCGGCCCGAAGTCGCGCCTTGAGCCGGCATTCGTCGAGGTACCGGTGGAGATAGAAGACGAGTTCGTCCTGTCGACCCTGGCCTGCATCATCTCGCTGACGCCTGGCACTGTCTCTGCCGGCCTCAGCTCCGACCACAAGACACTGCTGCTGCACGGGCTCAACGTGCCGGATCGCGACGAGCTGATCGCCGAGGTCAAGAGTCGCTACGAGAAGCCGCTGCTGGAGATTTTCGAATGCTCGAGAACGTAG
- a CDS encoding K+/H+ antiporter subunit F, which yields MLENVVFLCMGILTLAMLLNVARLVEGPSVVDRVLALDTLYINALALIVLFGIWLASDLFFEAALLIAVMGFVGTVAVGKHLLHGDIID from the coding sequence ATGCTCGAGAACGTAGTCTTTCTGTGCATGGGCATCCTCACGCTGGCCATGCTGCTCAATGTCGCGCGCCTGGTCGAAGGACCTAGCGTGGTGGATCGCGTTCTGGCCCTGGATACCCTGTACATCAACGCGCTGGCGCTGATCGTGCTGTTCGGTATCTGGCTGGCGTCGGATCTGTTCTTCGAAGCTGCACTGCTGATCGCAGTGATGGGTTTCGTCGGCACGGTCGCGGTGGGTAAACACCTGCTGCACGGCGACATCATCGATTAA
- a CDS encoding Na+/H+ antiporter subunit G, with protein sequence MPFWLELLICACLILGSLFALVGAIGLYRLPDFFTRLHGPTKATTLGVGGTLIASMLFFAHHTGSLSLHELLITLFLFLTAPVSAHILSKAAMQQKVELTEKTRGQPWDDDH encoded by the coding sequence ATGCCGTTCTGGCTGGAACTGTTGATTTGCGCCTGCCTGATCCTGGGCAGTCTGTTCGCCCTGGTCGGTGCCATCGGGCTGTATCGCCTGCCGGATTTCTTTACCCGTCTGCATGGTCCGACCAAGGCCACCACGCTGGGAGTCGGCGGTACGCTGATCGCCTCGATGTTGTTCTTCGCTCACCACACCGGCAGCCTCAGCTTGCATGAGCTGCTGATCACGCTGTTCCTGTTCCTCACTGCGCCGGTCAGTGCGCACATCCTGTCCAAGGCGGCGATGCAGCAGAAGGTCGAGCTGACCGAGAAGACCCGCGGCCAGCCGTGGGACGATGATCACTGA
- a CDS encoding GNAT family N-acetyltransferase, translating to MSELVIRQAVAEDIEALCALILEHGPNPWNHLPEVEVRQHLQGIATNATLAVLAEEQGLLLGFVSYRLTQDFADHQPAARAGQVHGYICEAVVHRDCAGLGIGAHLLTEAVQDLWRRNVCDVYIDRHEENAASAGMMRKAGFSELLTYADPARRPHGSGRSTLCCLRVRQ from the coding sequence ATGAGCGAGCTGGTCATTCGTCAGGCTGTTGCCGAGGATATCGAAGCGCTTTGCGCGCTGATTCTCGAGCACGGGCCCAACCCCTGGAATCATCTGCCCGAGGTCGAGGTTCGCCAGCACCTGCAGGGTATTGCGACGAACGCGACGCTGGCGGTATTGGCCGAGGAGCAAGGGTTACTATTGGGGTTCGTCAGCTATCGCCTGACGCAGGATTTCGCGGATCATCAACCTGCGGCGCGTGCCGGGCAGGTGCATGGCTATATCTGTGAGGCGGTAGTGCACCGCGACTGCGCGGGTCTCGGAATTGGTGCTCATCTGCTCACGGAGGCGGTGCAGGACTTATGGCGTCGGAACGTGTGCGACGTCTATATCGATCGCCACGAGGAGAATGCCGCATCGGCGGGGATGATGCGCAAGGCCGGCTTCAGTGAGCTGCTGACCTATGCCGACCCAGCCCGGCGCCCCCATGGTTCGGGGCGTTCGACGCTGTGCTGTCTGCGGGTCAGGCAATGA